In Nerophis lumbriciformis linkage group LG04, RoL_Nlum_v2.1, whole genome shotgun sequence, a single window of DNA contains:
- the chd4b gene encoding chromodomain-helicase-DNA-binding protein 4 isoform X4, with product MSGSEDDRDNFGPAEEHSLLHDDEAEDVMSDVEVPKSKKKKKAKKSNRESRSNKRQRAIREELPMSSPEHLIGVEAAEQDEGGLRSESDGSDYAPGRKKKKRSSSTKDKKKGSTASEKGGSKSKRKDPEPDDDDEDDEDCQPKSSSQMLEAWGMKDIDHVFTQEDYNSLTNYKAFSQFVRPLIAAKNPKIAVSKMMTLMMAKWREFSTNNPLKGSASANAALAAANVAAVVENMVVAGTDGGANVVAPAAAPTTTPAAPVPAPPAPPLRKAKTKEGKGPNARKKSKSKAPPKPKPKKVAPLKIKLGGLNSKRKRSSSDEDEPDADSDFDEATFSVTEGSNRTSRSKKKSKSAKKKKKVEMEDGDGYETDHQDYCEVCQQGGEIILCDTCPRAYHMVCLDPDMEKAPEGKWSCPHCEKEGIQWEARDELSDAEVEDEDDRQEDDAEEEDDLHIEYCRVCKDGGELLCCDTCTSSYHIHCLNPPLPEIPNGEWICPRCKCPQMKGKVQKVITWRWGELPAPMPVPRPADLPADAPDPPPLVGRREREFFVKWCNLSYWHCSWVLELQLELNCQVMFRNYQRKTDMDEPPPVDFGGEGDDDKSTKRKNKDPLFVHMEAEFYRYGVKMEWLMIHRILNHSIDKKGNVHYLIKWRDLPYDQSTWESEDMDIPEFDTYKQTYWNHRELMIGDEGRPGKKLKKPVKIKKTERPPANPVVDPTIKFDRQPDYLDSTGGTLHPYQLEGLNWLRFSWAQATDTILADEMGLGKTVQTAVFLYSLYKEGHSKGPFLVSAPLSTIINWEREFEMWAPDMYVVTYVGDKDSRAVIRENEFSFEGNAIRGGKKASKMKKDSTVKFHVLLTSYELITIDQAVLGSIEWACLVVDEAHRLKNNQSKFFRVLNNYPLQHKLLLTGTPLQNNLEELFHLLNFLTPERFNNLEGFLEEFADIAKEDQIKKLHDMLGPHMLRRLKADVFKHMPSKTELIVRVELSPMQKKYYKFILTRNFDALNTRGGGNQVSLLNVVMDLKKCCNHPYLFPAAATEAPKLPNGMYEGMSLTKASGKLTLLQKMMTKLKEGGHRVLVFSQMTKMLDLLEDFLENEGYKYERIDGGVTGSMRQEAIDRFNAPGAPQFAFLLSTRAGGLGINLASADTVIIYDSDWNPHNDIQAFSRAHRIGQNRKVMIYRFVTKASVEERITQVAKKKMMLTHLVVRPGLGSKTGSMSKQELDDILKFGTEELFKDELGEGDNKEDDSSVIHYDDQAIDRLLDRNRDATDDTEIQSMNEYLSSFKVAQYVVKDEEVEEEEVEREVIKQEESVDPDYWEKLLRHHYEQQQEDLARNLGKGKRTRKPVNYNDGSQEDRDWQEDQSDNQSDYSVASEEGDEDFDERSEANNRRPNRKGLRNDRDKPLPPLLARVGGNIEVLGFNARQRKAFLNAVMRYGMPPQDAFTNQWLVRDLRGKSEKEFKAYVSLFMRHLCEPGADGAETFADGVPREGLSRQHVLTRIGVMSLIRKKVQEFEHVNGQWSMPWMAELEENKRAAALAAGEDPRTPSTGTPADTQPNTPVPEDLSRPEDREDVRKNPEEAKGVRKIDDPEIIEIPDESDKSPASEIKDGSPARKEDKEKEARGQDEGKEAQDPIKTSHMLDDAEVKGETADGKADDEERSKEEAKDEKMDMTSTEKDQKEEKDSIKSDESSKLQNGENAREGATAAALSMVNVSEEKRKASKQRFMFNIADGGFTELHSLWQNEERAATVTKKTFEIWHRRHDYWLLAGIIQHGYARWQDVQNDVRFAILNEPFKGEMSRGNFLEIKNKFLARRFKLLEQALVIEEQLRRAAYLNMTEDPAHPSMALNTRFSEVECLAESHQHLSKESMSGNKPANAVLHKVLKQLEELLSDMKADVTRLPATIARIPPVAVRLQMSERNILSRLASRGPEVTGQNQAQSVQQMQVSR from the exons ATGTCAGGCAGCGAGGATGACAGGGACAACTTCGGGCCCGCCGAGGAGCACTCACTCCTCCACG ATGACGAGGCGGAGGACGTCATGTCTGACGTGGAGGTGCCCAAgtccaagaagaagaagaaagccaAGAAAAGCAACCGAGAGAGCAGAAGCAACAAGAGACAGCGAGCCATCAGAGAG GAGTTGCCAATGAGCTCGCCGGAGCACCTGATCGGAGTGGAGGCAGCTGAGCAAGATGAGGGAGGTCTGCGCTCGGAGAGTGACGGAAGTGATTACGCCCCtggaagaaaaaagaagaaacgcTCCAGCTCGACCAAAGACAAGAAGAAAGGAAGCACGGCCTCTGAGAAAGGGGGCTCCAAGAGCAAACGCAAAGATCCAGAACCGGATGATGACGACGAGGACGATGAGGACTGCCAG CCGAAAAGCTCCTCTCAGATGCTGGAGGCCTGGGGCATGAAAGATATCGATCATGTTTTTACTCAGGAAGACTACAACTCCCTCACCAACTACAAGGCCTTCAGCCAGTTTGTCAG GCCTCTGATTGCAGCCAAGAACCCCAAAATTGCTGTTTCAAAGATGATGACTTTAATGATGGCCAAGTGGAGAGAATTTAGCACAAACAACCCGCTTAAG GGCTCCGCCAGCGCCAATGCAGCTCTGGCAGCCGCCAATGTGGCTGCAGTGGTGGAGAACATGGTGGTGGCTGGGACAGACGGGGGTGCGAACGTTGTTGCTCCTGCCGCTGCTCCCACGACAACGCCTGCTGCTCCAGTGCCGGCACCTCCTGCGCCACCGCTTCGCAAGGCGAAGACCAAAGAGGGCAAAG GCCCTAATGCTCGTAAAAAGTCCAAGTCTAAAGCTCCACCAAAGCCCAAGCCCAAGAAGGTGGCTCCACTCAAAATTAAACTAGGAGGTTTGAACAGCAAGAGGAAGCGCTCATCG AGTGACGAAGACGAGCCAGATGCAGACAGTGATTTTGATGAAGCAACCTTCTCCGTGACGGAAGGCTCTAACCGCACTAGCCGCAGCAAGAAGAAGTCCAAGAGtgcaaagaaaaagaagaaag TCGAAATGGAGGATGGCGACGGTTACGAGACAGACCACCAGGACTACTGCGAGGTGTGCCAGCAGGGAGGAGAGATCATTCTGTGCGACACCTGTCCCAGGGCTTATCACATGGTCTGTTTGGACCCTGACATGGAGAAGGCACCCGAGGGCAAGTGGAGCTGTCCACACTGT GAGAAGGAGGGTATCCAGTGGGAAGCACGGGACGAGCTCTCCGACGCCGAAGTGGAAGACGAGGATGACAGGCAGGAGGACGACGCAGAGGAAGAGGACGACCTCCACATTGAGTACTGCAGAGTGTGCAAGGACGGAGGGGAACTGCTCTGCTGCGATACTTGCACCTCGTCTTATCACATCCACTGTCTCAACCCGCCTCTCCCCGAAATCCCTAATGGCGAGTGGATCTGTCCCCGCTGCAAGTGTCCACAAATGAAGGGAAAAGTCCAGAAGGTTATAACATGGCGTTGGGGAGAGCTGCCAGCCCCCATGCCCGTCCCCCGACCTGCTGATCTTCCTGCTGATGCTCCTGACCCGCCACCACTTGTTGGTCGCCGGGAGAGGGAGTTCTTTGTCAAATGGTGCAATCTGTCTTACTGGCACTGCTCCTGGGTGCTGGAGCTGCAG TTGGAGCTGAACTGCCAGGTGATGTTTCGCAACTACCAGAGGAAAACTGACATGGATGAGCCGCCACCGGTGGATTTCGGAGGCGAGGGCGACGACGACAAAAGCACCAAGAGAAAGAACAAGGATCCGCTCTTCGTCCATATGGAGGCAGAGTTCTACCGGTATGGAGTCAAGATGGAGTGGCTGATGATACATCGCATTCTCAACCACAG TATTGACAAGAAGGGAAATGTACACTACCTGATCAAGTGGCGGGATCTGCCCTACGATCAGTCGACGTGGGAGAGCGAAGACATGGACATCCCAGAGTTTGACACCTACAAGCAGACTTACTGGAATCACAG AGAGTTGATGATTGGCGATGAGGGCAGACCTGGTAAGAAGCTGAAGAAGCCTGTCAAAATCAAGAAGACAGAGCGTCCACCTGCTAACCCAGTTGTAGAT CCCACCATCAAGTTTGACCGTCAGCCTGACTACCTGGACAGCACAGGGGGCACTCTGCACCCCTACCAGCTGGAGGGTTTGAACTGGCTCAGGTTTTCCTGGGCTCAGGCCACCGACACCATCCTTGCTGATGAGATGGGCTTAGGCAAAACGGTCCAGACTGCTGTCTTCCTTTACTCGCTGTACAAAGAG GGTCATTCCAAAGGTCCTTTCCTGGTCAGTGCACCCCTGTCCACCATCATTAACTGGGAGAGAGAATTTGAAATGTGGGCGCCGGACATGTATGTGGTCACATACGTCGGGGACAAGGACAGCAGGGCTGTCATCCGAGAGAATGAGTTCTCCTTCGAAGGGAATGCCATCCGAGGTGGGAAGAAGGCATCCAAAATGAAG AAAGACTCAACAGTCAAGTTCCATGTCCTGCTCACATCCTATGAGCTGATTACTATTGATCAGGCTGTGCTGGGCTCAATTGAATGGGCTTGTCTGGTGGTGGATGAGGCTCACAGGCTCAAGAACAACCAGTCCAAG TTCTTCCGAGTGTTGAACAACTACCCACTGCAACACAAGCTGCTCCTGACGGGCACGCCTCTTCAGAACAACCTAGAGGAGCTGTTCCACTTGCTTAACTTTCTGACTCCGGAGAGATTCAA CAACTTGGAAGGCTTTTTGGAAGAGTTTGCTGATATCGCCAAAGAAGACCAGATCAAGAAGCTCCATGACATGCTGGGACCGCACATGCTCAGGAGGCTGAAGGCGGACGTCTTCAAACACATGCCATCCAAGACTGAGCTCATTGTCAGAGTGGAGCTGAGCCCCATGCAAAA GAAATACTACAAGTTTATTCTAACACGGAATTTTGATGCATTGAACACCCGTGGAGGAGGAAACCAAGTTTCTCTGCTCAACGTGGTGATGGACCTGAAAAAGTGCTGCAATCATCCATACCTTTTTCCTGCTGCTGCTACA GAGGCTCCAAAACTTCCAAACGGCATGTACGAAGGCATGTCTCTGACCAAAGCATCGGGCAAGCTGACGCTCCTGCAGAAGATGATGACGAAGCTGAAGGAGGGAGGCCACAGGGTTTTAGTTTTCTCCCAGATGACCAAAATGCTCGACCTGCTTGAGGACTTCCTGGAAAACGAGGGCTACAAATACGAGCGAATAGACGGCGGAGTGACGGGCAGCATGCGGCAGGAGGCCATCGACCGCTTTAAtg CTCCTGGTGCTCCCCAGTTTGCTTTCCTCCTCTCGACTAGAGCAGGAGGTTTGGGCATTAATCTTGCATCTGCAGACACTGTTATCATCTATGACTCTGACTGGAATCCTCACAATGACATCCAG GCGTTTAGCAGAGCTCACCGTATTGGTCAAAACAGGAAGGTGATGATCTATCGTTTTGTGACCAAAGCGTCCGTAGAGGAGAGGATCACACAG GTAGCAAAGAAAAAGATGATGCTTACCCATCTAGTGGTACGGCCCGGGCTTGGCTCCAAGACGGGTTCCATGTCCAAGCAGGAGCTTGACGATATCCTCAAATTTGGAACTGAGGAGCTTTTCAAGGATGAGCTTGGGGAAG GGGACAACAAGGAGGACGACAGCAGTGTGATCCACTACGACGACCAAGCCATCGATCGCTTGTTGGACAGGAATCGGGACGCCACAGACGACACCGAGATCCAGAGCATGAATGAATACCTCAGCTCCTTCAAAGTAGCTCAATATGTGGTAAaagatgaggaggttgag GAAGAGGAAGTGGAGAGGGAGGTGATCAAGCAGGAGGAAAGTGTAGATCCCGACTACTGGGAGAAGCTGCTTCGGCATCACTACGAGCAGCAGCAAGAAGATTTGGCCCGCAATCTGGGCAAAGGCAAAAGAACCCGAAAGCCGGTGAATTACAATGACGGTTCCCAGGAGGACCGAG ACTGGCAAGAAGATCAATCCGACAACCAGTCTGACTACTCAGTGGCATCGGAGGAAGGTGATGAAGATTTTGATGAGCGTTCTGAAG CCAACAACCGCAGACCAAATCGCAAAGGCTTGAGGAACGACAGGGACAAGCCTCTGCCTCCCCTATTGGCGAGAGTGGGAGGAAACATTGAG GTTCTTGGCTTCAATGCACGACAGAGGAAGGCCTTCCTGAATGCTGTAATGCGGTATGGGATGCCTCCGCAGGATGCTTTCACCAATCAGTGGCTGGTGCGGGACCTTCGAGGGAAGTCAGAGAAGGAGTTTAA GGCTTATGTGTCTCTCTTCATGAGGCACTTGTGTGAACCGGGCGCTGATGGAGCTGAGACCTTTGCAGATGGCGTCCCGCGTGAGGGACTATCTCGGCAGCATGTGCTCACTCGCATCggtgtcatgtctctcataagaaAAAAG GTGCAGGAGTTTGAGCATGTGAATGGTCAGTGGTCCATGCCATGGATGGCAGAACTGGAGGAAAACAAAAGGGCTGCAGCTTTGGCTGCTGGTGAGGATCCTAGGACTCCTTCAACTGGGACCCCTGCGGATACACAACCTAATACTCCAGTGCCAG AGGATCTTTCAAGACCGGAGGACAGAGAAGACGTGAGGAAGAATCCTGAGGAGGCAAAAGGAGTCAGGAAGATAGATGATCCAGAG ATTATTGAAATCCCAGATGAATCAGATAAATCGCCGGCTTCCGAAATCAAAGACGGCTCACCTGCGAGGAAAGAGGACAAAGAGAAGGAGGCACGAGGCCAGGATGAAGGGAAGGAGGCGCAAGACCCGATCAAGACGTCACATATGTTAGATGATGCTGAGGTGAAGGGTGAAACTGCAGACGGGAAAGCAGATGATGAGGAACGGTCAAAAG AAGAGGCAAAAGATGAGAAGATGGACATGACATCAACAGAAAAAG atcaaaaagaagaaaaagacagcATTAAATCGGACGAATCCAGCAAACTTCAGAATGGAGAGAATGCCAGAGAAGGAGCAACAGCAGCAGCTTTGTCCATGGTGAATGTTAGTGAAGAGAAGAGAAAAGCCAGCAAGCAGAGGTTCATGTTCAACATTGCAGATGGCGGCTTTACAG AGCTACACTCCCTGTGGCAGAATGAAGAAAGGGCAGCCACCGTCACGAAGAAGACCTTTGAGATCTGGCACCGCCGCCATGACTACTGGCTCCTGGCTGGCATCATACA ACATGGCTATGCTCGATGGCAGGATGTACAGAATGATGTAAGATTTGCCATTCTCAACGAGCCTTTCAAAGGGGAAATGAGCCGGGGGAACTTCCTGGAGATAAAGAACAAGTTTCTGGCACGTAGATTCAAG TTGCTGGAGCAGGCGTTGGTCATTGAGGAGCAACTCCGCCGGGCGGCCTACCTCAACATGACGGAGGACCCGGCTCACCCCTCCATGGCCCTCAACACTCGCTTCAGTGAGGTGGAGTGTCTGGCTGAGTCCCACCAGCACCTGAGCAAGGAGTCCATGTCTGGAAACAAGCCTGCCAATGCAGTGCTGCACAAAG TTCTCAAACAACTGGAGGAGTTGCTGAGCGACATGAAGGCCGACGTCACGCGCCTTCCAGCAACCATCGCCAGGATACCACCGGTGGCCGTGCGGTTGCAAATGTCCGAGAGGAACATCCTGAGCCGACTGGCCAGCCGTGGTCCTGAGGTGACCGGCCAGAACCAGGCGCAGAGCGTGCAGCAGATGCAGGTGTCACGCTGA